The following coding sequences are from one Proteiniborus ethanoligenes window:
- a CDS encoding relaxase/mobilization nuclease domain-containing protein, with protein sequence MATTRLISMHKNKGKSVADCISDRIDYALNPDKTNEGKYVSSYECDPKTVKGEFILSKKIYANITGREQVNDVILYQIRQSFKPGEISPELANKIGYELALKFTKGNHAFFVATHIDKSHIHNHIIYNSTSLDCTRKFRDFLGSGKAVGKISDRLCLENGLSIIENPKRGKNHYGKWLGDKKPITHSQDLRNTIDEILSKKPTNFDDFLFQMEEAGYSIKQGKHLAFKNKQQKRFIRLRSLGEGYLEEEIKEIIKGKMPYSNRKQVASKQQSPVNLLVDIQSKLQAEKGEGYQRWAKIFNLKQMAQTINFLTENNLLVYEDLEKKAQLSTDNFNEISDQIKNIENRMKEIGNLKTHIISYSKTRDIYTAYRKSGYSKKYYEKHTADLILHKAAKAAFDELDTKKIPTVKALQKEYTELISEKRKVYTKYHSIKKEMKNILTAKANVDRLLGGDSVEKEKEKSQKQR encoded by the coding sequence ATGGCAACAACCCGCTTAATTTCCATGCACAAAAACAAGGGAAAATCCGTAGCTGATTGTATTTCTGACCGTATAGATTATGCATTAAATCCCGATAAAACTAATGAGGGTAAATATGTTTCTTCCTATGAATGTGATCCAAAAACAGTAAAAGGAGAATTTATACTATCTAAGAAAATATATGCCAATATTACGGGCAGAGAGCAAGTAAATGATGTGATACTATATCAGATACGGCAATCATTTAAGCCGGGAGAAATATCACCAGAACTTGCTAATAAAATTGGCTATGAACTAGCCTTAAAATTTACCAAAGGGAATCATGCTTTTTTTGTAGCCACCCATATAGATAAGTCCCATATTCATAATCATATAATATATAATTCTACTTCTTTAGATTGTACAAGAAAATTCAGAGATTTTTTAGGCTCTGGTAAAGCTGTGGGGAAAATATCTGATCGACTTTGCCTTGAAAATGGACTATCTATTATTGAGAATCCAAAGCGTGGGAAAAACCATTATGGTAAATGGCTTGGAGATAAAAAGCCTATTACTCATTCACAAGATCTACGAAATACGATAGATGAAATACTCTCAAAAAAGCCTACAAATTTTGATGATTTTCTATTTCAAATGGAAGAAGCAGGCTACTCTATTAAACAAGGGAAACATCTTGCTTTTAAGAATAAACAGCAAAAGAGATTTATCCGTTTGCGTTCTCTTGGTGAAGGATATTTGGAGGAAGAAATTAAGGAAATAATTAAAGGTAAAATGCCTTATAGTAATAGAAAACAAGTAGCTAGCAAGCAACAATCCCCAGTCAATCTTTTGGTAGATATACAGTCAAAATTACAAGCAGAAAAGGGTGAAGGCTACCAACGATGGGCAAAGATTTTCAATCTAAAACAGATGGCACAGACTATTAACTTTTTAACAGAAAACAACCTTCTTGTATATGAGGATTTAGAGAAAAAAGCACAGCTTTCAACAGATAACTTTAATGAAATATCAGACCAGATTAAAAACATTGAAAATCGTATGAAGGAGATAGGTAATCTTAAAACCCATATAATAAGTTATTCAAAAACCCGTGATATTTATACTGCTTACCGTAAATCAGGATATTCCAAGAAATACTATGAAAAACATACTGCTGATTTAATTTTGCACAAGGCTGCAAAGGCTGCTTTTGATGAATTAGATACTAAGAAAATACCTACAGTAAAGGCTTTACAAAAGGAATATACAGAACTAATTTCTGAAAAAAGAAAAGTTTATACAAAGTATCATTCTATAAAAAAAGAAATGAAAAATATTCTGACTGCAAAGGCAAATGTTGACCGTCTTTTAGGAGGAGATTCAGTAGAAAAAGAGAAAGAAAAATCACAGAAACAGAGGTAA